A region of Arabidopsis thaliana chromosome 5, partial sequence DNA encodes the following proteins:
- the GDH2 gene encoding glutamate dehydrogenase 2 (glutamate dehydrogenase 2 (GDH2); FUNCTIONS IN: in 7 functions; INVOLVED IN: response to cadmium ion, response to salt stress; LOCATED IN: mitochondrion, plasma membrane; EXPRESSED IN: 27 plant structures; EXPRESSED DURING: 16 growth stages; CONTAINS InterPro DOMAIN/s: Glutamate/phenylalanine/leucine/valine dehydrogenase (InterPro:IPR006095), Glutamate/phenylalanine/leucine/valine dehydrogenase, C-terminal (InterPro:IPR006096), Glutamate dehydrogenase (InterPro:IPR014362), NAD(P)-binding domain (InterPro:IPR016040), Glutamate/phenylalanine/leucine/valine dehydrogenase, dimerisation domain (InterPro:IPR006097); BEST Arabidopsis thaliana protein match is: glutamate dehydrogenase 1 (TAIR:AT5G18170.1); Has 1807 Blast hits to 1807 proteins in 277 species: Archae - 0; Bacteria - 0; Metazoa - 736; Fungi - 347; Plants - 385; Viruses - 0; Other Eukaryotes - 339 (source: NCBI BLink).), whose protein sequence is MNALAATNRNFRHASRILGLDSKIERSLMIPFREIKVECTIPKDDGTLVSYIGFRVQHDNARGPMKGGIRYHPEVDPDEVNALAQLMTWKTAVADIPYGGAKGGIGCSPRDLSLSELERLTRVFTQKIHDLIGIHTDVPAPDMGTNAQTMAWILDEYSKFHGHSPAVVTGKPIDLGGSLGREAATGRGVVFATEALLAEYGKSIQGLTFVIQGFGNVGTWAAKLIHEKGGKVVAVSDITGAIRNPEGIDINALIKHKDATGSLNDFNGGDAMNSDELLIHECDVLIPCALGGVLNKENAGDVKAKFIVEAANHPTDPDADEILSKKGVIILPDIYANAGGVTVSYFEWVQNIQGFMWEEEKVNLELQKYMTRAFHNIKTMCHTHSCNLRMGAFTLGVNRVARATQLRGWEA, encoded by the exons ATGAATGCTTTAGCTGCAACAAACAGAAACTTCCGTCATGCATCTCGAATCCTGGGTTTGGATTCGAAGATCGAGAGAAGTCTTATGATCCCATTTAGAGAAATCAAg GTTGAGTGTACGATTCCTAAAGACGATGGCACTCTGGTTTCATACATCGGATTTAGGGTTCAACATGACAATGCTCGTGGACCCATGAAAGGTGGAATCAGATATCATCCTGAG gTTGATCCAGATGAAGTTAACGCACTAGCTCAGCTGATGACTTGGAAGACTGCTGTAGCAGATATTCCATATGGTGGTGCTAAAGGTGGAATTGGATGTAGTCCTCGTGACTTGAGTTTGAGCGAGCTTGAGAGGTTGACTCGTGTGTTTACACAGAAGATTCATGATCTTATCGGTATTCATACCGATGTGCCTGCTCCTGATATGGGCACTAACGCTCAAACCATGGCTTGGATTCTTGATGAGTACTCCAAGTTTCATGGTCATTCCCCTGCTGTTGTCACTGGAAAGCCCATT GATCTTGGTGGTTCATTAGGTAGGGAAGCTGCCACAGGTCGTGGTGTAGTATTTGCCACCGAAGCTCTTCTTGCTGAGTACGGGAAATCGATTCAGGGTTTGACATTTGTTATTCAA GGTTTTGGGAATGTTGGAACATGGGCTGCGAAGCTGATCCACGAGAAAGGCGGTAAAGTGGTTGCAGTAAGCGACATTACTGGTGCAATCAGGAACCCTGAAGGTATCGACATCAACGCTCTCATAAAACACAAGGACGCAACTGGAAGTCTCAATGATTTCAATGGTGGAGACGCTATGAATTCAGATGAATTGCTCATTCATGAGTGTGATGTTCTCATTCCATGCGCTCTTGGTGGTGTCCTGAACAA GGAAAATGCTGGAGATGTGAAGGCAAAGTTTATAGTAGAGGCAGCTAACCATCCAACAGATCCAGATGCTGATGAG ATTCTGTCGAAGAAAGGAGTGATTATACTTCCAGATATCTACGCAAACGCAGGAGGAGTGACAGTGAGTTACTTCGAGTGGGTGCAGAACATTCAAGGATTCATGTGGGAAGAGGAAAAAGTGAACTTGGAGCTGCAAAAATACATGACTCGAGCCTTTCACAACATCAAGACAATGTGCCATACTCATTCTTGCAACCTCCGTATGGGAGCTTTCACTCTTGGAGTTAACCGAGTCGCTCGAGCCACCCAGTTGCGTGGTTGGGAAGCTTAA
- the GDH2 gene encoding glutamate dehydrogenase 2 (glutamate dehydrogenase 2 (GDH2); FUNCTIONS IN: in 7 functions; INVOLVED IN: response to salt stress; LOCATED IN: mitochondrion, plasma membrane; EXPRESSED IN: 27 plant structures; EXPRESSED DURING: 16 growth stages; CONTAINS InterPro DOMAIN/s: Glutamate/phenylalanine/leucine/valine dehydrogenase (InterPro:IPR006095), Glutamate/phenylalanine/leucine/valine dehydrogenase, C-terminal (InterPro:IPR006096), NAD(P)-binding domain (InterPro:IPR016040), Glutamate/phenylalanine/leucine/valine dehydrogenase, dimerisation domain (InterPro:IPR006097); BEST Arabidopsis thaliana protein match is: glutamate dehydrogenase 3 (TAIR:AT3G03910.1); Has 30201 Blast hits to 17322 proteins in 780 species: Archae - 12; Bacteria - 1396; Metazoa - 17338; Fungi - 3422; Plants - 5037; Viruses - 0; Other Eukaryotes - 2996 (source: NCBI BLink).), whose product MNALAATNRNFRHASRILGLDSKIERSLMIPFREIKVECTIPKDDGTLVSYIGFRVQHDNARGPMKGGIRYHPEVDPDEVNALAQLMTWKTAVADIPYGGAKGGIGCSPRDLSLSELERLTRVFTQKIHDLIGIHTDVPAPDMGTNAQTMAWILDEYSKFHGHSPAVVTGKPIDLGGSLGREAATGRGVVFATEALLAEYGKSIQGLTFVIQGFGNVGTWAAKLIHEKGGKVVAVSDITGAIRNPEGIDINALIKHKDATGSLNDFNGGDAMNSDELLIHECDVLIPCALGGVLNKSVQKLHSSNQHQS is encoded by the exons ATGAATGCTTTAGCTGCAACAAACAGAAACTTCCGTCATGCATCTCGAATCCTGGGTTTGGATTCGAAGATCGAGAGAAGTCTTATGATCCCATTTAGAGAAATCAAg GTTGAGTGTACGATTCCTAAAGACGATGGCACTCTGGTTTCATACATCGGATTTAGGGTTCAACATGACAATGCTCGTGGACCCATGAAAGGTGGAATCAGATATCATCCTGAG gTTGATCCAGATGAAGTTAACGCACTAGCTCAGCTGATGACTTGGAAGACTGCTGTAGCAGATATTCCATATGGTGGTGCTAAAGGTGGAATTGGATGTAGTCCTCGTGACTTGAGTTTGAGCGAGCTTGAGAGGTTGACTCGTGTGTTTACACAGAAGATTCATGATCTTATCGGTATTCATACCGATGTGCCTGCTCCTGATATGGGCACTAACGCTCAAACCATGGCTTGGATTCTTGATGAGTACTCCAAGTTTCATGGTCATTCCCCTGCTGTTGTCACTGGAAAGCCCATT GATCTTGGTGGTTCATTAGGTAGGGAAGCTGCCACAGGTCGTGGTGTAGTATTTGCCACCGAAGCTCTTCTTGCTGAGTACGGGAAATCGATTCAGGGTTTGACATTTGTTATTCAA GGTTTTGGGAATGTTGGAACATGGGCTGCGAAGCTGATCCACGAGAAAGGCGGTAAAGTGGTTGCAGTAAGCGACATTACTGGTGCAATCAGGAACCCTGAAGGTATCGACATCAACGCTCTCATAAAACACAAGGACGCAACTGGAAGTCTCAATGATTTCAATGGTGGAGACGCTATGAATTCAGATGAATTGCTCATTCATGAGTGTGATGTTCTCATTCCATGCGCTCTTGGTGGTGTCCTGAACAAGTCAGTTCAAAAACTTCACTCATCAAATCAACACCAATCATAG
- the CYCP4;3 gene encoding cyclin p4;3 (cyclin p4;3 (CYCP4;3); CONTAINS InterPro DOMAIN/s: Negative regulatory factor PREG (InterPro:IPR012389), Cyclin-like (InterPro:IPR011028), Cyclin-related 2 (InterPro:IPR013922), Cyclin (InterPro:IPR006670); BEST Arabidopsis thaliana protein match is: CYCLIN P4;2 (TAIR:AT5G61650.1); Has 1807 Blast hits to 1807 proteins in 277 species: Archae - 0; Bacteria - 0; Metazoa - 736; Fungi - 347; Plants - 385; Viruses - 0; Other Eukaryotes - 339 (source: NCBI BLink).) → MAYQIDQKMIHDQEPMAEIMPNVITAMSSLLQRVSETNDDLSRPFREHKRISAFNAVTKPSISIRSYMERIFKYADCSDSCYIVAYIYLDRFIQKQPLLPIDSSNVHRLIITSVLVSAKFMDDLCYNNAFYAKVGGITTEEMNLLELDFLFGIGFQLNVTISTYNDYCSSLQREMVMRTMYSPLLEPAFLVRSFHKNLLKNLYDEDHRNSQVTSAV, encoded by the exons ATGGCTTATCAGATTGATCAGAAGATGATTCACGATCAAGAACCAATGGCTGAGATCATGCCAAATGTCATAACGGCGATGTCATCTCTTCTACAAAGGGTGTCGGAGACGAACGACGATCTGAGCCGTCCGTTCAGGGAGCACAAGAGGATCTCAGCTTTCAATGCAGTGACCAAACCTTCTATATCAATCAGAAGCTATATGGAGAGGATATTCAAGTACGCAGATTGCAGCGACTCGTGTTACATAGTCgcgtatatatatttggatcGGTTCATACAAAAGCAGCCATTGTTGCCCATTGATTCCTCTAATGTCCATAGACTCATCATCACCAGCGTCTTGGTCTCTGCTAAGTTCATGGATGACTT gTGTTACAATAATGCATTCTATGCGAAAGTTGGAGGAATAACCACAGAGGAGATGAACTTGTTAGAGCTGGACTTCTTATTTGGAATTGGATTCCAATTGAATGTGACAATTTCTACTTATAATGACTATTGTTCTTCACTTCAAAGAGAGATGGTTATGAGGACGATGTACTCTCCACTTTTGGAACCTGCTTTTTTAGTTAGAAGTTTTCATAAGAATCTTCTAAAGAATTTGTACGACGAAGATCATCGTAATAGTCAAGTCACCAGTGCTGTTTGA
- the PMSR2 gene encoding peptidemethionine sulfoxide reductase 2 (peptidemethionine sulfoxide reductase 2 (PMSR2); CONTAINS InterPro DOMAIN/s: Peptide methionine sulphoxide reductase MsrA (InterPro:IPR002569); BEST Arabidopsis thaliana protein match is: peptidemethionine sulfoxide reductase 3 (TAIR:AT5G07470.1); Has 1807 Blast hits to 1807 proteins in 277 species: Archae - 0; Bacteria - 0; Metazoa - 736; Fungi - 347; Plants - 385; Viruses - 0; Other Eukaryotes - 339 (source: NCBI BLink).), which produces MDSSLKTQEPQVVETSPSPVAQEPPQVADKPAIVPSPIAQEPDNDVPAPGNEFAEFAAGCFWGVELAFQRIPGVTVTEVGYTHGISHNPSYEDVCTNTTNHAEVVRVQYDPKECTYETLLDLFWSRHNPTTLNRQGELLGAQYRSGIYFYTPEQEKLARESLEKEQKKLEDKIVTEILPAKKFYKAEEYHQQYLVKGGMHGNAQSPAKSCKDPIRCYG; this is translated from the exons ATGGATTCTTCTCTGAAAACTCAGGAACCTCAAGTAGTGGAAACTTCTCCTTCTCCGGTAGCTCAGGAGCCTCCTCAAGTAGCTGACAAACCTGCGATTGTTCCTTCTCCGATAGCTCAAGAGCCAGACAACGATGTTCCGGCGCCGGGAAACGAGTTTGCTGAGTTCGCCGCCGGTTGTTTCTGGGGAGTGGAGCTTGCTTTCCAGAGAATCCCTGGCGTGACCGTGACTGAGGTCGGTTACACTCATGGGATCTCTCACAATCCGTCTTATGAAGATGTCTGTACGAACACCACGAACCATGCAGAAGTTGTCAGGGTTCAATATGATCCTAAAGAATGCACTTATGAGACacttcttgatttgttttggtctaGACATAATCCTACCACCTTGAATCGTCAG GGAGAACTTTTGGGAGCACAATACCGATCAGGTATATATTTCTACACACCGGAGCAAGAGAAACTAGCACGCGAGTCTCTAGAGAAAGAGCAGAAAAAACTGGAGGATAAGATTGTGACTGAGATCTTACCGGCAAAGAAATTCTACAAAGCTGAAGAATACCATCAGCAGTACCTTGTCAAAGGTGGGATGCATGGAAACGCTCAATCACCTGCAAAGAGCTGCAAGGACCCTATCCGCTGCTATGGCTAA
- the PMSR3 gene encoding peptidemethionine sulfoxide reductase 3 (peptidemethionine sulfoxide reductase 3 (PMSR3); CONTAINS InterPro DOMAIN/s: Peptide methionine sulphoxide reductase MsrA (InterPro:IPR002569); BEST Arabidopsis thaliana protein match is: peptidemethionine sulfoxide reductase 1 (TAIR:AT5G61640.1); Has 1807 Blast hits to 1807 proteins in 277 species: Archae - 0; Bacteria - 0; Metazoa - 736; Fungi - 347; Plants - 385; Viruses - 0; Other Eukaryotes - 339 (source: NCBI BLink).), which produces MNILNRLGLGSSGQTNMDPSPIAQGNDDDTPAPGNQFAQFGAGCFWGVELAFQRVPGVTQTEAGYTQGTVDNPSYGDVCSGTTGHSEVVRVQYDLNDCTYESLLDLFWSRHDPTTLNRQGNDVGTQYRSGIYFYTPEQEKLARESLERHQQQMERKIMTEILPAKKFYRAEEHHQQYLSKGGRFGQGQSTAKGCNDPIRCYG; this is translated from the exons ATGAACATACTCAACAGATTGGGTTTGGGATCAAGTGGGCAAACCAATATGGATCCTTCTCCGATCGCTCAGGGAAATGACGATGACACACCGGCGCCGGGGAATCAGTTTGCCCAATTCGGAGCTGGATGTTTCTGGGGTGTCGAGCTGGCGTTTCAGAGAGTCCCAGGGGTGACTCAGACCGAGGCTGGATACACCCAAGGGACCGTAGACAATCCTTCATACGGAGATGTTTGTTCTGGTACCACAGGCCATTCGGAGGTTGTTAGGGTTCAATATGATCTTAACGATTGCACCTATGAGTCTCTGCTTGATTTGTTCTGGTCTAGGCATGATCCCACCACTTTGAATCGCCAG GGAAATGACGTGGGAACCCAATACAGATCTGGAATATACTTCTACACACCCGAGCAGGAGAAACTAGCCCGTGAGTCACTTGAACGTCACCAGCAACAAATGGAGAGAAAGATCATGACTGAAATCTTGCCAGCTAAGAAATTCTACAGAGCTGAAGAGCATCATCAACAGTATCTGTCAAAAGGTGGGCGGTTTGGCCAAGGGCAATCCACTGCCAAAGGCTGCAACGACCCAATCCGCTGTTACGGCTAA
- a CDS encoding Cupredoxin superfamily protein (Cupredoxin superfamily protein; FUNCTIONS IN: electron carrier activity, copper ion binding; LOCATED IN: anchored to membrane; CONTAINS InterPro DOMAIN/s: Plastocyanin-like (InterPro:IPR003245), Cupredoxin (InterPro:IPR008972); BEST Arabidopsis thaliana protein match is: uclacyanin 1 (TAIR:AT2G32300.1); Has 30201 Blast hits to 17322 proteins in 780 species: Archae - 12; Bacteria - 1396; Metazoa - 17338; Fungi - 3422; Plants - 5037; Viruses - 0; Other Eukaryotes - 2996 (source: NCBI BLink).), whose translation MKKTSKIQFLFNLCIIFGVVVIRRCNATTYFVGDSSGWDISSDLESWTSGKRFSPGDVLMFQYSSTHSVYEVAKDNYQNCNTTDAIRTFTNGNTTVALSKPGNRFFVCGNRLHCFAGMRLLVNVEGNGPSQAPVGSPQAATSGILQPSSKKNNPATGVASSAARFVGDSGWRGTMGIFVYFMVFAFPFIWFC comes from the exons ATGAAGAAGACGTCGAAGAtacaatttcttttcaatCTCTGCATCATATTTGGGGTTGTAGTAATAAGAAGATGTAACGCAACGACATACTTTGTAGGAGACAGCTCCGGTTGGGACATAAGCTCCGATCTCGAGTCTTGGACTTCAGGCAAGCGATTCTCTCCTGGTGATGTTCTAA TGTTCCAATACTCATCGACGCATAGTGTATACGAAGTGGCTAAAGACAACTACCAAAATTGCAACACAACAGATGCGATCCGGACGTTCACAAACGGGAACACGACCGTTGCTCTTTCCAAACCGGGAAACCGGTTCTTTGTATGCGGTAATAGGCTCCATTGCTTCGCCGGTATGAGGTTACTAGTCAATGTTGAAGGCAATGGCCCATCTCAGGCTCCCGTGGGATCTCCCCAAGCCGCCACTTCAGGGATTCTTCAACCATCTTCTAAAAAGAATAACCCTGCGACCGGAGTCGCTAGCTCAGCCGCCCGTTTTGTTGGCGACAGCGGTTGGAGGGGTACCATGggaatttttgtatattttatggtttttgctTTTCCATTCATATGGTTTTGCTGA
- the KUOX1 gene encoding KAR-UP oxidoreductase 1 (KAR-UP oxidoreductase 1 (KUOX1); FUNCTIONS IN: oxidoreductase activity, acting on paired donors, with incorporation or reduction of molecular oxygen, 2-oxoglutarate as one donor, and incorporation of one atom each of oxygen into both donors, oxidoreductase activity; INVOLVED IN: response to karrikin, flavonoid biosynthetic process; LOCATED IN: cellular_component unknown; CONTAINS InterPro DOMAIN/s: Oxoglutarate/iron-dependent oxygenase (InterPro:IPR005123); BEST Arabidopsis thaliana protein match is: 2-oxoglutarate (2OG) and Fe(II)-dependent oxygenase superfamily protein (TAIR:AT3G60290.1); Has 1807 Blast hits to 1807 proteins in 277 species: Archae - 0; Bacteria - 0; Metazoa - 736; Fungi - 347; Plants - 385; Viruses - 0; Other Eukaryotes - 339 (source: NCBI BLink).) produces the protein MEKGEDSSTFKMGNSAQERSLPYVPDCYVVPPSSKPCDSNSGIVPTIDVSRLKGGDDERRGVIQELSLACQHLGFFQIVNHGINQNILDDALEVANSFFELPAKEKKQFMSNDVYAPVRYSTSLKDGLDTIQFWRIFLKHYAHPLHRWIHLWPENPPGYREKMGKFCEEVRKLSIELMGAITESLGLGRDYLSSRMDENGMQVMTVNCYPPCPDPETALGLPPHSDYSCITLLLQNLDGLKIFDPMAHGGSGRWVGVPQVTGVLKVHIGDHVEVLSNGLYKSIVHKVTLNEEKTRISLASLHSLGMDDKMSVPRELVNDENPVRYKESSFNDFLDFLVKNDISQGDRFIDTLRIKD, from the exons ATGGAGAAAGGTGAGGATTCAAGCACATTCAAAATGGGGAATTCTGCACAAGAGAGGAGTTTACCGTATGTACCTGACTGTTACGTCGTCCCGCCTTCTAGCAAACCATGTGACTCAAATTCCGGAATCGTACCCACTATCGATGTTTCTCGGCTGAAAGGGGGAGATGATGAACGTCGAGGGGTTATTCAGGAGCTAAGTTTGGCATGTCAACATCTTGGTTTTTTTCAA ATAGTGAACCATGGAATCAACCAGAACATACTAGATGACGCCTTGGAGGTTGCGAATAGCTTCTTCGAGCTGCCGgcgaaggagaagaaacagtTTATGTCAAACGATGTCTACGCACCGGTTCGGTACAGTACGAGTCTCAAGGACGGTTTGGACACGATCCAATTCTGGAGGATTTTTCTAAAGCACTATGCACATCCTCTTCATCGTTGGATTCATCTTTGGCCAGAGAATCCACCCGGATACAG GGAAAAAATGGGAAAGTTCTGCGAGGAAGTGAGGAAACTATCGATAGAGTTAATGGGAGCAATAACGGAAAGCCTAGGTCTAGGGAGAGACTACCTGTCGTCTCGGATGGACGAAAACGGCATGCAAGTCATGACAGTTAACTGCTATCCACCCTGTCCGGACCCTGAGACGGCGCTAGGCCTGCCGCCGCATTCAGACTATAGTTGCATCACCCTCCTTCTACAGAACTTGGACGGTCTCAAGATCTTCGATCCAATGGCTCACGGTGGATCTGGCCGTTGGGTTGGTGTCCCACAAGTCACAGGTGTACTTAAG gTCCATATTGGTGACCATGTGGAAGTTCTAAGCAATGGATTATACAAGAGCATCGTTCATAAAGTCACTTTGAATGAAGAGAAGACGAGAATCTCTCTCGCGAGCTTGCATAGCTTGGGTATGGACGATAAGATGAGTGTACCGCGCGAATTGGTTAACGATGAAAATCCGGTTCGGTATAAAGAGAGCAGCTTTAAcgattttcttgattttcttgtcaaaaatGACATTTCTCAAGGGGATAGGTTTATTGACACTCTCAGAATCAAGGACTGA
- the KUOX1 gene encoding KAR-UP oxidoreductase 1 — MSNDVYAPVRYSTSLKDGLDTIQFWRIFLKHYAHPLHRWIHLWPENPPGYREKMGKFCEEVRKLSIELMGAITESLGLGRDYLSSRMDENGMQVMTVNCYPPCPDPETALGLPPHSDYSCITLLLQNLDGLKIFDPMAHGGSGRWVGVPQVTGVLKVHIGDHVEVLSNGLYKSIVHKVTLNEEKTRISLASLHSLGMDDKMSVPRELVNDENPVRYKESSFNDFLDFLVKNDISQGDRFIDTLRIKD, encoded by the exons ATGTCAAACGATGTCTACGCACCGGTTCGGTACAGTACGAGTCTCAAGGACGGTTTGGACACGATCCAATTCTGGAGGATTTTTCTAAAGCACTATGCACATCCTCTTCATCGTTGGATTCATCTTTGGCCAGAGAATCCACCCGGATACAG GGAAAAAATGGGAAAGTTCTGCGAGGAAGTGAGGAAACTATCGATAGAGTTAATGGGAGCAATAACGGAAAGCCTAGGTCTAGGGAGAGACTACCTGTCGTCTCGGATGGACGAAAACGGCATGCAAGTCATGACAGTTAACTGCTATCCACCCTGTCCGGACCCTGAGACGGCGCTAGGCCTGCCGCCGCATTCAGACTATAGTTGCATCACCCTCCTTCTACAGAACTTGGACGGTCTCAAGATCTTCGATCCAATGGCTCACGGTGGATCTGGCCGTTGGGTTGGTGTCCCACAAGTCACAGGTGTACTTAAG gTCCATATTGGTGACCATGTGGAAGTTCTAAGCAATGGATTATACAAGAGCATCGTTCATAAAGTCACTTTGAATGAAGAGAAGACGAGAATCTCTCTCGCGAGCTTGCATAGCTTGGGTATGGACGATAAGATGAGTGTACCGCGCGAATTGGTTAACGATGAAAATCCGGTTCGGTATAAAGAGAGCAGCTTTAAcgattttcttgattttcttgtcaaaaatGACATTTCTCAAGGGGATAGGTTTATTGACACTCTCAGAATCAAGGACTGA
- a CDS encoding uncharacterized protein (unknown protein; BEST Arabidopsis thaliana protein match is: unknown protein (TAIR:AT5G61630.1); Has 50 Blast hits to 50 proteins in 9 species: Archae - 0; Bacteria - 0; Metazoa - 0; Fungi - 0; Plants - 50; Viruses - 0; Other Eukaryotes - 0 (source: NCBI BLink).), whose protein sequence is MYRSASWNRVTEDYSVPWSAPKGLWKGLDEDEPAPYDPTGQEMTKKEKSRTKFAENAVHIIPFVLLACALVLWFFSNPDVDVGVKGDSIAARIEGLTIEGDIDNDSDGTQTGFLGAATEVGHSKNKLKREANKRNRRIQASRKVMKGFY, encoded by the exons ATGTACAGATCCGCGAGCTGGAACCGTGTGACCGAGGATTACTCGGTGCCTTGGTCCGCACCAAAGGGATTATGGAAGGGCTTAGACGAAGACGAGCCGGCTCCATACGATCCCACTGGCCAAGAGATGACTAAGAAAGAGAAGTCACGTACCAAGTTTGCTGAAAACGCCGTTCACATAATCCCTTTTGTCCTTCTTGCTTGTGCTCTCGTCCTTTGGTTCTTCTCTAATCCAG ATGTAGATGTTGGGGTGAAAGGGGACTCCATTGCGGCTAGGATTGAAGGATTAACGATCGAAGGAGACATTGACAATGACAGCGACGGAACTCAGACCGGATTCTTAGGAGCCGCCACAGAGGTCGGacattcaaaaaataaactaaaacgCGAGGCTAATAAACGCAATCGGAGGATACAAGCTTCAAGGAAAGTGATGAAAGGTTTTTATTAA